One segment of Mastomys coucha isolate ucsf_1 unplaced genomic scaffold, UCSF_Mcou_1 pScaffold23, whole genome shotgun sequence DNA contains the following:
- the LOC116073722 gene encoding keratin-associated protein 10-4-like yields MADYSHQSRWQTSNPTPASSASVRLEKRNKPAAQGGKESLAHIQPLSSLHPPGVQPASTWCPACVHLVSSLCPPGVQPVSTWCPACVQPLSSLYPPGVQPASTWCPACVHLVFSLCPACVYLVSSLCPAYVHLVSSPHPACIHLVSSLHPACVSTWCPSCVQPVSTWCPARVQPVFTWCPACVQPVSTWCPACIYLMSSPCPPGVQPMSSPCPACVLLVSSCVQPVFSPCPACVYLVSSPHPACIHLVSSLHPACVHLVSSLCPACVHLVSSPCPARVQPLSSLYPPGIQPASSLYPPGIQPVSTWCPACVQPASTWCPAHVQPLSSLCPACILPASTWCPACIQPASTWCPAHVQPLSSLCPACIQPASTWCPACIHLVSSLHPACVHLVSSLHPPGV; encoded by the coding sequence ATGGCAGACTATTCACACCAATCCAGATGGCAGACCTCTAACCCAACACCAGCCTCCAGTGCCAGTGTGAGACTAGAGAAGAGAAACAAGCCAGCAGCCCAAGGAGGGAAGGAGTCTCTAGCCCATATCCAGCCCTTGTCCAGCCTGCATCCACCTGGTGTCCAGCCTGCATCCACCTGGTGTCCAGCCTGCGTCCACCTGGTGTCCAGCCTGTGTCCACCTGGTGTCCAGCCTGTGTCCACCTGGTGTCCAGCCTGTGTCCAGCCCTTGTCCAGCCTGTATCCACCTGGTGTCCAGCCTGCGTCCACCTGGTGTCCAGCCTGTGTCCACCTGGTGTTCAGCCTATGTCCAGCCTGTGTCTACCTGGTGTCCAGCCTGTGTCCAGCCTATGTCCACCTGGTGTCCAGCCCGCATCCAGCCTGCATCCACCTGGTGTCCAGCCTGCATCCAGCCTGTGTGTCCACCTGGTGTCCATCCTGTGTCCAACCTGTGTCCACCTGGTGTCCAGCCCGTGTCCAGCCTGTGTTCACCTGGTGTCCAGCCTGTGTCCAGCCTGTGTCCACCTGGTGTCCAGCCTGCATCTACCTGATGTCCAGCCCATGTCCACCTGGTGTCCAGCCCATGTCCAGCCCATGTCCAGCCTGTGTCCTCCTGGTGTCCAGCTGTGTCCAGCCTGTGTTCAGCCCTTGTCCAGCCTGTGTCTACCTGGTGTCCAGCCCGCATCCAGCCTGCATCCACCTGGTGTCCAGCCTGCATCCAGCCTGTGTCCACCTGGTATCCAGCCTGTGTCCAGCCTGTGTCCACCTGGTGTCCAGCCCATGTCCAGCCCGTGTCCAGCCCTTGTCCAGCCTGTATCCACCTGGTATCCAGCCTGCATCCAGCCTGTATCCACCTGGTATCCAGCCTGTATCCACCTGGTGTCCAGCCTGTGTCCAGCCTGCATCCACCTGGTGTCCAGCCCATGTCCAACCCTTGTCCAGCCTCTGTCCAGCCTGCATCCTGCCTGCATCCACCTGGTGTCCAGCCTGCATCCAGCCTGCGTCCACCTGGTGTCCAGCCCATGTCCAGCCCTTGTCCAGCCTCTGTCCAGCCTGTATCCAGCCTGCATCCACCTGGTGTCCAGCCTGCATCCACCTGGTGTCCAGCCTGCATCCAGCCTGCGTCCACTTGGTGTCCAGCCTGCATCCACCTGGTGTCTAG
- the LOC116073723 gene encoding LOW QUALITY PROTEIN: NADH-ubiquinone oxidoreductase chain 5-like (The sequence of the model RefSeq protein was modified relative to this genomic sequence to represent the inferred CDS: inserted 1 base in 1 codon), with translation MVSHTWPHLLVSLCTSVCLSIICLSVHLSSIYLSIYHLSIYHLSIYHLSIYLSTYLSIYLSIIYLSIYLSIYLSIYLSIYLSTCLXCLSVYLSIYLSVCLSIYLSIYLSIIYLSIYLSIYLSSIYLSIYHLSIYLSIYHLSIYHLSIYLSIYHLSIYLSIYHLSIYLSIIYLSIYLSIYLPTTYLYFHPSIYLSISEWKGSLGDLLVLL, from the exons ATGGTTAGCCATACTTGGCCTCATCTGCTGGTATCATTGTGCACATCCGTGTG tctatctatcatctgtctgtctgtccatctatcatctatctatctatctatctatcatctatctatctatcatctatctatctatcacctatctatctatctatctacctatctatctatctatctatctatcatctatctatctatctacctatctatctatctatctatctatctatctatctatctatctacctgtc tctgtctgtctgtctatctatctatctatctgtctgtctgtctgtctatctatctatctatctatctatctatcatctatctatctatctatctatctatctatctatcatctatctatctatctatctatcatctatctatctatctatctatctatcatctatctatctatcatctatctatctatctatctatctatcatctatctatctatctatctatctatcatctatctatctatctatctatcatctatctatctatctatctatctatttacctgcCTACTACCTATCTCTATTTCCACCcatcaatctatctatccatcagtGAGTGGAAAGGCTCATTAGGGGACCTGCTCGTATTGTTATGA